From Glycine max cultivar Williams 82 chromosome 11, Glycine_max_v4.0, whole genome shotgun sequence, the proteins below share one genomic window:
- the LOC100790393 gene encoding 26S proteasome non-ATPase regulatory subunit 7 homolog A: protein MDVIKTQQISSRPIEKVVVHPLVLLSIVDNYNRVAKDTRKRVVGVLLGSSFKGTVDVTNSYAVPFEEDDKDPSIWFLDHNYHESMFSMFKRINAKEHVVGWYSTGPKLRENDLDIHGLFNDYVPNPVLVIIDVEPKELGIPTKAYYAVEEVKENATQKSQKVFVHVPSEIAAHEVEEIGVEHLLRDVKDTTISTLATEVSAKLTALKGLDARLKEIRSYLDLVIDGKLPLNHEILYHLQDVFNLLPNLNVADLIKAFAVKTNDMMLVIYLSSLIRSVIALHNLINNKMLNKEHERAEDSKTVTVPSAAA from the exons ATGGATGTGATAAAGACGCAGCAAATCTCATCTCGACCAATCGAGAAGGTGGTGGTTCACCCTCTCGTGCTTCTCAGCATCGTCGACAACTACAACAGAGTCGCCAAAGACACTCGCAAGCGCGTCGTCGGCGTCTTGCTCGGCTCCTCCTTCAAAGGCACCGTCGACGTCACCAACAGCTACGCCG TGCCCTTTGAAGAAGATGACAAGGATCCTAGCATCTGGTTTCTTGACCACAATTACCATGAATCTATGTTTTCCatgtttaaaagaataaatg CAAAGGAGCATGTTGTGGGGTGGTATAGCACTGGTCCAAAGCTGCGCGAAAATGATCTTGACATTCACGGCTTATTTAATGA CTATGTTCCAAATCCTGTCTTGGTTATAATTGATGTTGAACCTAAGGAATTGGGAATCCCAACAAAAGCATATTATGCCGTTGAAGAGGTTAAAGAG AATGCCACTCAAAAAAGTCAAAAAGTGTTTGTGCATGTGCCATCAGAGATTGCTGCTCATGAAGTTGAGGAAATAG GAGTGGAACACTTGCTTAGAGATGTGAAGGATACAACCATTAGCACCCTTGCAACAGAG GTAAGTGCAAAACTCACAGCTTTGAAGGGTTTGGATGCAAGACTTAAAGAGATCAGGAGTTACCTTGACCTTGTTATTGATGGAAAGCTTCCATTAAACCATGAGATCCTGTACCATCTGCAG GATGTGTTTAACCTGCTACCAAATCTTAATGTTGCTGATCTTATCAAGGCTTTCGCAG TGAAAACCAATGATATGATGCTGGTAATATACCTCTCGTCTCTCATTAGAAGTGTAATAGCACTCCACAACTTGATTAACAACAAG ATGCTTAACAAGGAACATGAACGGGCAGAAGACTCGAAAACAGTTACAGTGCCAAGTGCAGCTGCATAA